The following proteins are co-located in the Lagopus muta isolate bLagMut1 chromosome 11, bLagMut1 primary, whole genome shotgun sequence genome:
- the GP9 gene encoding platelet glycoprotein IX has product MNKAEFITAAGFAISLLLHVIQTEVCPPSCNCKPLEEMKGLQIDCSSRKLKEVPSLPINTKRLYLQNNSLTTVSPGAFDSLLSLEEIKIFDNPWNCDCHILYLKLWLEDISESSLANIRCATPASVRMKPLNQLTGNELGVCKRLLPIKSLEFFWRDLILIAAAIFTLILLGWALRSSKKLVCQIELSQYTSRRSHLRRHISKSYKLQ; this is encoded by the coding sequence ATGAACAAGGCAGAATTCATCACTGCTGCAGGATTTGCCATATCATTGCTGCTGCACGTGATCCAAACTGAAGTCTGTCCTCCTTCCTGCAATTGTAAGCCCCTGGAGGAAATGAAGGGCTTGCAGATAGACTGCAGTTCAAGGAAGCTGAAGGAAGTGCCCTCCTTACCCATTAACACCAAGAGGCTTTATCTGCAGAATAACAGCCTGACCACGGTTTCTCCTGGTGCCTTTGACagcttgctcagcctggaggaaataaaaatatttgacaatCCATGGAACTGTGACTGTcatattctgtatttaaaactcTGGCTGGAAGATATCTCTGAATCCTCTCTTGCAAACATCAGATGTGCAACGCCTGCCTCTGTGAGGATGAAGCCCTTGAATCAGCTGACTGGGAATGAGCTGGGGGTCTGCAAAAGGCTTCTCCCAATAAAGAGCCTCGAGTTCTTTTGGAGAGACCTCATTTTAATTGCCGCAGCAATCTTTACCCTTATTTTACTAGGATGGGCTCTGAGATCCTCAAAAAAGCTGGTGTGCCAAATAGAACTAAGTCAATACACTTCTAGGCGTTCGCATTTGCGGAGACATATCTCCAAAAGCTACAAGCTGCAATGA